A single region of the Ancylobacter novellus DSM 506 genome encodes:
- a CDS encoding lysine-2,3-aminomutase-like protein, whose protein sequence is MNRPLRSSAPLAKLPRTLRRLDELVEASLVAPDPRLDAVAARYAVAVTPTLAGLIDPADPADPIARQFVPDAREIETLPEELEDPIGDEAHSPVAGIVHRYPDRVLLKLVGVCAVYCRFCFRREMVGPGAETSLSEEALEAALAYVAAHPEVWEVVVTGGDPLVAAPRRLADLMRRLAAIDHVKIVRFHTRVPIASPERVTPALVDSLRAAGLTTYAAVHANHARELGPEARAALARLADAGIALVGQSVLLAGVNDDADTLSALFRALVENRVKPYYLHHPDLAPGTAHFRLTIERGQELMRALRGRVSGLAIPTYVLDIPGGFGKVPVGPGYLEPTPEGWRVTDYCGGVHAYGEAVAGYPAGGENGDILPATGGNAAATGDMG, encoded by the coding sequence ATGAACCGCCCGCTCCGCTCGTCCGCGCCCCTCGCGAAGCTTCCCCGCACCCTGCGCCGCCTCGACGAACTCGTTGAGGCTAGCCTCGTTGCGCCCGATCCGCGCCTCGACGCGGTCGCCGCGCGCTATGCCGTCGCCGTCACGCCGACGCTTGCCGGCCTGATCGATCCAGCCGACCCGGCCGATCCGATCGCCCGGCAATTCGTGCCCGATGCGCGTGAAATTGAGACGCTGCCGGAAGAACTTGAGGACCCGATCGGGGACGAGGCGCACAGCCCGGTGGCGGGCATCGTCCACCGCTATCCCGACCGCGTGCTGCTGAAGCTAGTCGGCGTCTGCGCCGTCTATTGCCGTTTCTGCTTTCGCCGCGAGATGGTCGGGCCGGGCGCCGAGACGAGCCTGTCGGAGGAGGCGCTGGAGGCGGCGCTGGCCTATGTCGCGGCGCATCCCGAGGTCTGGGAAGTGGTCGTCACCGGCGGCGATCCGCTCGTCGCCGCGCCCCGCCGGCTCGCCGATCTGATGCGCCGCCTCGCCGCCATCGACCATGTGAAAATCGTGCGTTTCCATACGCGTGTGCCGATTGCTTCACCTGAGCGCGTAACGCCGGCGCTGGTCGATTCTCTCCGCGCGGCGGGGCTGACGACCTATGCCGCCGTCCACGCCAACCACGCCCGCGAGCTCGGTCCCGAAGCCCGCGCCGCGCTGGCGCGGCTGGCCGATGCCGGCATCGCTCTGGTCGGTCAGAGCGTGCTGCTGGCCGGGGTAAACGACGACGCCGACACGCTTTCTGCCCTGTTCCGGGCACTCGTCGAGAACCGGGTAAAGCCCTATTATCTGCACCATCCCGACCTCGCGCCGGGCACGGCGCATTTCCGCCTGACCATAGAGCGCGGGCAGGAGCTGATGCGGGCTTTGCGCGGGCGCGTCTCCGGCCTTGCCATCCCGACCTATGTGCTTGATATCCCCGGAGGTTTCGGCAAGGTGCCGGTCGGGCCGGGCTATCTGGAGCCGACGCCGGAAGGCTGGCGCGTCACCGATTATTGCGGCGGCGTGCATGCCTATGGCGAGGCCGTCGCCGGGTATCCTGCTGGTGGCGAAAATGGTGACATTTTGCCCGCCACCGGTGGCAATGCCGCTGCCACTGGTGACATGGGGTGA
- a CDS encoding NAD(P)/FAD-dependent oxidoreductase — translation MDVVVIGAGAAGMMCAIEAGRRGRRVVVIDHARAPGEKIRISGGGRCNFTNRDAGPRNFLTSNPGFPISALKRFSAQDFIRRIEARGIAYHEKTLGQLFCDGSSRQVVDMLTEGLREAGAELRLATSVIGIDRTADGFELATTNGALACSSLVIATGGKSIPKMGATGFGYEIAERFGLKVQPTRPGLVPLTLEPGLLTRLAPLAGVSVEARVRHGKTSFDEGLLFTHRGLSGPAILQISSYWREGEEIEIAMAPGTDVFAQLRAARAANGRQAPSTLLAGILPKRLAQAIAEQEADGRNLADLSDKALRRIEAAVNGWRIKPVGSEGYRTAEVTLGGVDTTGLDSRSMQARDVPGLYFIGEVVDVTGWLGGYNFQWAWSSGWAAGQAV, via the coding sequence ATGGACGTCGTCGTCATCGGCGCTGGCGCGGCCGGGATGATGTGCGCCATCGAGGCCGGCCGGCGCGGGCGGCGAGTCGTCGTCATCGACCATGCCCGCGCGCCGGGCGAGAAGATCCGCATCTCCGGCGGCGGGCGCTGCAACTTCACCAATCGCGATGCCGGCCCGCGCAACTTCCTCACCAGTAATCCGGGGTTCCCGATCTCGGCGCTGAAGCGCTTCAGCGCGCAGGACTTCATCCGCCGGATCGAGGCGCGGGGCATCGCGTATCACGAGAAGACGCTGGGCCAGTTGTTCTGCGACGGCTCCTCGCGGCAGGTGGTCGACATGCTCACCGAGGGCTTGCGCGAGGCCGGCGCCGAGCTGCGCCTCGCCACTTCCGTCATCGGCATCGACAGAACCGCGGACGGATTCGAACTCGCGACCACGAACGGCGCCCTCGCCTGCTCCTCGCTGGTCATTGCCACCGGCGGAAAGTCGATCCCGAAGATGGGCGCCACCGGCTTCGGCTACGAGATCGCCGAACGGTTCGGGCTCAAGGTGCAGCCGACCCGTCCCGGCCTCGTGCCGCTGACGCTGGAGCCCGGCCTGCTCACACGGCTCGCCCCGCTCGCCGGCGTCTCGGTCGAGGCCCGCGTGCGCCACGGCAAGACCAGCTTCGATGAGGGGCTGCTCTTCACCCATCGCGGCCTGTCGGGTCCGGCGATCCTGCAGATCTCCTCCTATTGGCGCGAGGGCGAGGAGATCGAGATCGCCATGGCGCCGGGCACCGACGTCTTCGCCCAGTTGCGCGCCGCCCGCGCCGCCAATGGCCGGCAGGCGCCGAGCACATTGCTCGCCGGCATCCTGCCGAAGCGGCTGGCGCAGGCCATCGCCGAGCAGGAGGCCGATGGGAGGAACCTCGCGGACCTCTCCGACAAGGCGCTGCGGCGCATCGAGGCGGCGGTGAATGGCTGGCGCATAAAGCCTGTGGGGTCCGAGGGCTACCGCACGGCGGAAGTCACGCTCGGCGGCGTCGACACGACCGGACTCGATTCGCGCAGCATGCAGGCGCGCGACGTGCCCGGTCTCTATTTCATCGGCGAGGTCGTCGACGTCACCGGCTGGCTCGGCGGCTACAACTTCCAGTGGGCATGGTCGTCCGGCTGGGCCGCGGGACAGGCGGTCTAG
- a CDS encoding flavin reductase: MILDEVRAHGVERLVEPGLYREAMSRLVAAVHVVTTQGPAGRAGFTATAVASVSDSPPTLLVCLNRRIRSAGAFRQSGSFAVNLLSGEQQAVAESFGGRLSLAGEQRFSVGHWREGTLGVPCLEGAVAVFECALIESRTIATHDVLVGRVEAVTLGPDREKLAYVGRGYKVV; this comes from the coding sequence GTGATCTTGGACGAGGTGAGGGCACACGGGGTGGAGCGGCTGGTCGAGCCGGGCCTCTATCGCGAGGCGATGAGCCGGCTGGTCGCGGCGGTCCATGTGGTGACGACGCAGGGCCCGGCCGGGCGTGCCGGCTTCACTGCCACGGCGGTCGCCTCGGTATCGGACAGCCCGCCGACCCTGCTGGTCTGCCTCAACCGCCGCATCCGTTCCGCTGGCGCCTTCCGCCAGTCCGGCAGCTTCGCGGTGAACCTGCTCAGCGGCGAGCAGCAGGCGGTGGCGGAGAGCTTCGGCGGCCGGCTGTCGCTCGCCGGCGAGCAGCGTTTCTCGGTCGGCCACTGGCGCGAGGGCACGCTGGGCGTGCCGTGCCTGGAAGGTGCCGTCGCCGTGTTCGAATGCGCGCTGATCGAGAGCCGCACCATCGCCACCCATGACGTGCTGGTCGGCCGCGTCGAGGCGGTGACGCTCGGCCCGGACCGCGAGAAGCTCGCCTATGTCGGGCGGGGCTATAAGGTGGTGTAG
- a CDS encoding branched-chain amino acid ABC transporter permease — protein MEIFVQQLINGLTLGSIYGLIAIGYTMVFGIIGMVNFAHGDVFMVSAFIALICFLLLTTVLGITSIFLALAIVLVVAMFFTSLLSWAIERVAYRPLRGSFRLAPMISAIGMSILLANFVQVSQGPRNKPIPPMITDVITLMDSGTYQVTLAWKQIIIMVITSALLAGFWYLVQKTSLGRAQRACEQDRKMAALLGINVDHTISLTFVIGAALAAVAGVMYLMYYGVANFADGFVPGVKAFTAAVLGGIGSLPGAVLGGLLIGLIETFWSAYFSIEYKDVAAFSILAITLIFMPQGLLGRPEVEKV, from the coding sequence ATGGAAATCTTTGTTCAGCAGCTCATCAACGGGCTGACGCTCGGCTCTATCTATGGGCTGATCGCCATCGGCTATACGATGGTCTTCGGCATCATCGGCATGGTGAACTTCGCCCATGGCGACGTGTTCATGGTCTCGGCCTTCATCGCCCTGATCTGCTTCCTTCTGCTCACCACGGTACTTGGAATCACCTCGATCTTCCTGGCGCTCGCCATCGTGCTGGTCGTGGCGATGTTCTTCACCTCGCTGCTGAGCTGGGCGATCGAGCGGGTGGCCTACCGGCCCTTGCGCGGCTCCTTCCGCCTGGCGCCGATGATCTCGGCGATCGGCATGTCGATCCTGCTCGCCAATTTCGTCCAGGTCTCCCAGGGCCCGCGCAACAAGCCGATCCCGCCGATGATCACCGACGTGATCACGCTGATGGACAGCGGCACCTACCAGGTCACGCTGGCCTGGAAGCAGATCATCATCATGGTGATCACCTCGGCGCTGCTGGCCGGCTTCTGGTATCTGGTGCAGAAGACCTCGCTCGGCCGGGCGCAGCGCGCCTGCGAGCAGGACCGCAAGATGGCGGCGCTGCTCGGCATCAATGTCGACCACACCATCTCGCTGACCTTCGTCATCGGCGCCGCGCTCGCCGCCGTCGCCGGCGTGATGTACCTCATGTATTACGGCGTCGCGAACTTCGCCGACGGCTTCGTGCCGGGCGTGAAGGCCTTCACCGCGGCGGTGCTGGGCGGCATCGGCTCGCTGCCGGGCGCGGTGCTCGGCGGGCTGCTGATCGGCCTGATCGAGACCTTCTGGTCGGCCTATTTCTCCATCGAATACAAGGACGTGGCGGCGTTCTCGATCCTCGCCATCACGCTCATCTTCATGCCGCAGGGCCTGCTCGGCCGGCCCGAGGTCGAGAAGGTCTGA
- the livM gene encoding high-affinity branched-chain amino acid ABC transporter permease LivM — protein MAVQTAESASSAARASEAGSVMAHALKDAFITGLIALGLFGPLIGFETIIIDGALGLGYRPGLLAIMVGIIFAGRLLLNLTVWSPNRQVKTRSGPTVFDRAGTLVAPALRPALFGFAILFPAIAAYGMGGLSESRYLIDLGILILTYVMLGWGLNIVVGLAGLLDLGYVAFYAVGAYTYALLATSEPVNAFFGGLLGETFWANWAFWICLPVAGLFAGLWGMILGFPVLRLRGDYLAIVTLAFGEIIRLVLINWVDFTGGGAGIASIPRATFFGIPFNSDEDGFAALFGLEFDPMHRIIFLYFVILALALVTAFATVRLRKLPVGRAWEALREDEIACRSLGINTTNTKLTAFATGAMFGGFAGCFFAVRAGFVSPESFTFDVSAMILAIVVLGGMGSQIGVALAATVMMGGMEMLRNLGFLKQIFGNDFDPSLYRMLIFGFAMVAIMVWKPRGLVSTRDPTIFLKERKAVSGSLVKEGHG, from the coding sequence ATGGCTGTTCAGACCGCCGAATCCGCCTCCTCTGCGGCCCGCGCCTCCGAGGCCGGCTCGGTGATGGCTCATGCCCTCAAGGATGCCTTTATCACCGGCCTCATCGCCCTCGGCCTGTTCGGGCCGCTGATCGGCTTCGAGACCATCATCATCGACGGCGCGCTCGGGCTCGGCTACCGGCCGGGACTGCTCGCCATCATGGTCGGCATCATCTTCGCCGGCCGCCTGCTGCTCAACCTCACCGTCTGGTCGCCGAACCGGCAGGTGAAGACGCGCAGCGGGCCGACCGTGTTCGACCGCGCCGGCACCCTCGTGGCCCCGGCGTTGAGGCCGGCGCTGTTCGGCTTCGCCATCCTGTTCCCGGCGATCGCCGCCTACGGCATGGGCGGGCTCAGCGAGAGCCGCTACCTCATCGACCTCGGCATCCTCATCCTCACCTATGTGATGCTGGGCTGGGGCCTGAACATCGTGGTCGGCCTCGCCGGCCTGTTGGACCTCGGCTACGTCGCCTTCTACGCAGTCGGCGCCTACACCTATGCCCTTCTCGCCACCTCCGAGCCGGTGAACGCCTTCTTCGGCGGCCTGCTCGGCGAGACCTTCTGGGCCAACTGGGCGTTCTGGATCTGCCTGCCGGTGGCCGGCCTGTTCGCCGGGCTGTGGGGCATGATCCTCGGCTTCCCGGTCCTGCGCCTGCGCGGCGACTATCTCGCCATCGTGACGCTGGCCTTCGGCGAGATCATCCGCCTGGTGCTGATCAACTGGGTCGACTTCACCGGCGGCGGCGCCGGCATCGCCTCGATCCCGCGCGCGACCTTCTTCGGCATCCCGTTCAATTCCGACGAGGACGGCTTCGCGGCGCTGTTCGGGCTCGAATTCGACCCGATGCACCGCATCATCTTCCTCTATTTCGTCATCCTGGCGCTGGCGCTGGTAACCGCCTTCGCCACGGTGCGGCTGCGCAAGCTGCCGGTCGGGCGCGCCTGGGAGGCGCTGCGCGAGGACGAGATCGCCTGCCGCTCGCTCGGCATCAACACCACCAACACCAAGCTGACCGCCTTCGCCACAGGCGCCATGTTCGGCGGCTTCGCCGGCTGCTTCTTCGCCGTGCGCGCCGGCTTCGTCTCGCCGGAGAGCTTCACCTTCGACGTCTCGGCGATGATCCTCGCCATCGTCGTGCTCGGCGGCATGGGCTCGCAGATCGGCGTCGCGCTCGCCGCCACGGTGATGATGGGCGGCATGGAGATGCTGCGCAATCTCGGCTTCCTGAAGCAGATCTTCGGCAACGACTTCGATCCCAGCCTCTACCGCATGCTGATCTTCGGCTTCGCCATGGTCGCCATCATGGTGTGGAAGCCGCGCGGCCTCGTCTCCACCCGCGACCCGACGATCTTCCTGAAGGAGCGCAAGGCGGTGTCGGGCAGCCTCGTGAAGGAGGGCCACGGCTGA
- a CDS encoding ABC transporter ATP-binding protein translates to MATSPQNWDVDPILSVEHLFMRFGGLIAVNDLSFKVGRGDITALIGPNGAGKTTVFNCITGFYKPSEGRLVLAHGRAPTEDEVTEVTRIGERSLAVAGAGVYLLERLPDYRVSGEAKVARTFQNIRLFTGMTVLENLMVAQHNALMAASGFSIKGLLGLPGWAAAQRAATEKAKFWLDKVNLMDRADDPAGDLPYGAQRRLEIARAMCSEPILLCLDEPAAGLNPRESLELNALLRSIRAEHGTSILLIEHDMSVVMEISDHVVVLDYGTKIADGTPAAVKNDPRVIAAYLGVDEDAVQEVEAEIHQIEAQATDTSTTGAGS, encoded by the coding sequence ATGGCGACCTCACCCCAGAATTGGGACGTCGATCCCATCCTTTCGGTCGAACACCTGTTCATGCGCTTCGGCGGCCTGATCGCGGTCAACGACCTGTCCTTCAAGGTCGGGCGCGGCGACATCACCGCGCTGATCGGCCCCAACGGCGCCGGCAAGACCACGGTGTTCAACTGCATCACCGGCTTCTACAAGCCGAGCGAGGGCCGCCTCGTTCTGGCGCATGGCCGTGCGCCGACGGAGGACGAGGTCACCGAGGTCACCCGCATCGGCGAGCGCTCGCTCGCCGTCGCAGGCGCCGGCGTGTACCTGCTGGAGCGCCTGCCCGACTACCGCGTCTCCGGCGAGGCTAAGGTCGCGCGCACCTTCCAGAACATCCGCCTGTTCACCGGCATGACCGTGCTGGAGAACCTGATGGTCGCCCAGCACAACGCGCTGATGGCCGCCTCCGGCTTCTCCATCAAGGGCCTGCTCGGCCTGCCGGGCTGGGCCGCCGCGCAGCGTGCCGCCACCGAGAAGGCCAAGTTCTGGCTCGACAAGGTCAATCTGATGGACCGCGCCGACGATCCCGCCGGCGACCTGCCCTATGGCGCCCAGCGCCGGCTTGAGATCGCCCGCGCCATGTGCTCGGAGCCCATCCTGCTCTGCCTCGACGAGCCGGCCGCCGGCCTCAACCCGCGCGAGAGCCTGGAGCTGAACGCGCTGCTGCGCTCCATCCGCGCCGAGCACGGCACCTCGATCCTCTTGATCGAGCACGACATGAGCGTCGTCATGGAGATATCCGACCACGTCGTCGTGCTCGACTACGGCACCAAGATCGCCGACGGCACGCCCGCGGCGGTGAAGAACGACCCGCGCGTCATCGCCGCCTATCTCGGCGTCGACGAGGACGCAGTGCAGGAGGTCGAGGCCGAGATCCACCAGATCGAAGCCCAGGCCACCGATACTTCCACGACGGGAGCCGGCTCGTGA
- a CDS encoding ABC transporter ATP-binding protein, which translates to MLSVRGVKTFYGNIMALKGVDVDVHKGEIVTLIGSNGAGKSTLMMTIFGQPRAREGSIVYEGRDITQMPTHEIAQLKIAQSPEGRRIFPRMTVFENLQMGASVDGFAHFDEDLLKVFTLFPRLKERINQRGGTLSGGEQQMLAIGRALMSRPRLLMLDEPSLGLAPLIVRQIFDAIRELNRSEGLTVFLVEQNAFHALKLAHRGYVLVNGLVTMSGEGKELLERPEVRAAYLEGGAH; encoded by the coding sequence ATGCTGTCGGTGCGCGGGGTCAAGACCTTCTATGGGAACATCATGGCGCTGAAGGGCGTCGACGTGGACGTCCACAAGGGCGAGATCGTCACCCTCATCGGCTCCAACGGCGCCGGCAAGTCGACGCTGATGATGACCATCTTCGGCCAGCCGCGCGCCCGCGAGGGCTCCATCGTCTATGAGGGCCGCGACATCACGCAGATGCCGACCCACGAGATCGCGCAGCTCAAGATCGCGCAGTCGCCGGAAGGCCGGCGCATCTTCCCGCGCATGACCGTGTTCGAGAACCTGCAGATGGGCGCCTCGGTCGACGGCTTCGCGCATTTCGACGAGGACCTCCTCAAGGTCTTCACCCTGTTCCCGCGGCTGAAGGAGCGCATCAACCAGCGCGGCGGCACGCTGTCGGGCGGCGAGCAGCAGATGCTCGCCATCGGCCGCGCGCTGATGAGCCGGCCGCGCCTCCTGATGCTCGACGAGCCCTCGCTCGGCCTCGCCCCGCTGATCGTGCGGCAGATCTTCGACGCCATACGCGAGCTCAACCGCTCGGAAGGGCTCACGGTCTTCCTCGTCGAGCAGAACGCCTTCCACGCGCTCAAGCTCGCCCATCGCGGCTACGTGCTGGTCAACGGCCTCGTCACCATGTCCGGCGAGGGCAAGGAACTGCTGGAGCGTCCCGAAGTGCGGGCCGCCTATCTCGAGGGAGGGGCGCACTGA
- a CDS encoding DUF6867 family protein, translating into MVLSFLFLPWAVVEVSRGDFLLVTIFLGGGAAWLTGRSIAGTWRSYRQAVIYAVLLGCVVRFFHYALFEGTLLSWHYFLTDTAFLLAVTTLGFRAERAKQMGTRYGWLYRQAGPFGWTEGVPSATHGDTA; encoded by the coding sequence ATGGTGCTGTCCTTCCTGTTCCTGCCATGGGCTGTGGTCGAGGTCTCGCGCGGCGACTTCCTGCTCGTCACCATCTTCCTCGGCGGCGGCGCGGCCTGGCTCACCGGCCGCTCCATCGCCGGCACCTGGCGCAGCTACCGGCAGGCGGTGATCTACGCCGTTCTGCTCGGCTGCGTGGTGCGCTTCTTCCACTACGCGCTGTTCGAGGGGACGCTGCTGTCGTGGCACTATTTCCTCACCGACACGGCGTTCCTGCTGGCGGTCACGACGCTCGGCTTCCGCGCCGAGCGCGCCAAGCAGATGGGCACGCGCTATGGCTGGCTCTATCGGCAGGCCGGTCCGTTCGGCTGGACCGAAGGCGTCCCATCGGCAACCCACGGAGATACCGCGTGA
- a CDS encoding branched-chain amino acid ABC transporter substrate-binding protein produces the protein MKKLLFAGIALGAMAALAAPASAQVKVGVGGPMTGANATFGAQLKNGAEQWVADVNAKGGILGQKVELFVGDDAAKPEQGVSVANKFIADGVKFVIGHFNSGVSIPASEQYAEAGVLAISPASTNPKLTERGLKEVFRTCGRDDQQGAVAAEYIVKNLKGKKVAIVHDKTPYGKGLADETQKAMKAAGVKEVLYEGINPGEKDYSALVSKLKAAGTEILYYGGLHTEAGLLVRQMRDQGMNTVLFSGDGITDKEFWTIAGPGAAGTLMTFGPDPRKNPAAAAVVEEFKKKGIDPEGYVLYSYAAGQVIQQAAEATKSTDPKKVAEYIHSGKPFDTVLGKLMFDKKGDRTNLDYVVYVWKDGGYTEL, from the coding sequence ATGAAGAAGCTTCTGTTTGCCGGTATCGCGCTCGGCGCCATGGCGGCTCTCGCCGCCCCGGCCTCGGCGCAGGTCAAGGTCGGCGTGGGCGGCCCGATGACCGGCGCCAACGCGACCTTCGGCGCGCAGCTCAAGAACGGCGCCGAGCAGTGGGTCGCCGACGTCAACGCCAAGGGCGGCATCCTCGGCCAGAAGGTCGAGCTCTTCGTCGGCGACGACGCGGCCAAGCCCGAGCAGGGCGTGTCGGTGGCGAACAAGTTCATCGCCGACGGCGTGAAGTTCGTGATCGGCCACTTCAACTCGGGCGTGTCGATCCCGGCCTCCGAGCAGTATGCCGAAGCCGGCGTGCTCGCCATCTCCCCGGCCTCGACCAACCCGAAGCTGACCGAGCGCGGCCTCAAGGAAGTCTTCCGCACCTGCGGCCGTGACGACCAGCAGGGCGCCGTGGCGGCCGAGTACATCGTCAAGAACCTGAAGGGCAAGAAGGTCGCGATCGTTCACGACAAGACCCCCTACGGCAAGGGTCTGGCGGACGAGACGCAGAAGGCGATGAAGGCCGCCGGCGTCAAGGAAGTGCTCTACGAAGGCATCAACCCGGGTGAGAAGGACTACTCGGCCCTCGTCTCCAAGCTGAAGGCCGCGGGCACCGAGATCCTCTACTACGGCGGCCTGCACACCGAGGCCGGCCTGCTGGTCCGCCAGATGCGCGACCAGGGCATGAACACCGTGCTCTTCTCGGGCGACGGCATCACCGACAAGGAGTTCTGGACCATCGCCGGTCCGGGCGCCGCCGGCACGCTGATGACCTTCGGTCCGGACCCGCGCAAGAACCCCGCCGCCGCCGCGGTCGTCGAGGAGTTCAAGAAGAAGGGCATCGATCCGGAAGGCTACGTGCTCTACTCCTACGCCGCCGGCCAGGTGATCCAGCAGGCTGCGGAAGCCACCAAGTCGACCGACCCCAAGAAGGTCGCCGAGTACATCCACTCGGGCAAGCCGTTCGACACCGTCCTCGGCAAGCTGATGTTCGACAAGAAGGGCGACCGCACCAACCTCGACTACGTGGTCTACGTCTGGAAGGACGGCGGCTACACCGAGCTCTGA
- a CDS encoding cytochrome c biogenesis CcdA family protein: protein MADVTLPAAFVAGIASFASPCVLPLVPPYLCYLAGTSLDQITHKAPTDTAAWRTLGAAALFVAGFSTVFVALGAGASVAGAYLRLYSQELAVVAGVAILLMGLHFLGILRFGWLTQTKRVHVDAPTTLVGAYAMGLAFAFGWTPCIGPVLAAILAVAASEQTLTRGAGLLAIYSAGLGVPFLAVAAMARPALGLLGHARRYLPMVEKVMGALLVLTGIGFLSGWMATASFWLLETFPALSRFG from the coding sequence ATGGCCGACGTCACGCTTCCGGCCGCCTTCGTGGCCGGCATCGCCAGCTTCGCCTCTCCCTGCGTGCTGCCGCTGGTGCCGCCCTATCTGTGCTACCTCGCCGGCACCAGCCTCGACCAGATCACGCACAAGGCGCCGACCGACACCGCCGCCTGGCGCACGCTGGGCGCGGCGGCGCTGTTCGTCGCCGGCTTCTCCACCGTCTTCGTGGCGCTGGGGGCTGGCGCTTCGGTGGCCGGGGCGTATCTGCGGCTCTATTCGCAGGAGCTCGCCGTCGTCGCCGGCGTGGCCATCCTGCTGATGGGGCTGCACTTCCTGGGCATATTGCGCTTCGGGTGGCTCACCCAGACCAAGCGCGTGCATGTCGACGCGCCGACTACCCTCGTCGGCGCCTATGCGATGGGCCTCGCCTTCGCCTTCGGCTGGACGCCCTGCATCGGGCCGGTGCTGGCGGCGATTCTCGCGGTGGCGGCGAGCGAGCAGACGCTGACGCGCGGCGCGGGGCTGCTGGCCATCTATTCCGCCGGGCTCGGCGTGCCCTTCCTCGCCGTGGCGGCGATGGCGCGTCCGGCGCTCGGCCTGCTCGGCCATGCGCGGCGCTATCTGCCGATGGTGGAGAAGGTGATGGGCGCGCTGCTCGTGCTCACCGGCATCGGTTTCCTGTCCGGCTGGATGGCCACGGCGAGCTTCTGGCTGCTGGAGACCTTCCCGGCCCTGTCGCGCTTCGGCTGA
- a CDS encoding P1 family peptidase, with the protein MRNLITDVAGLKVGHATDLDLASGVTAILFDEPTVASVDVRGGGPGTRETDLLAPDETVGAIHAVTLSGGSAFGLDAGAGVMAWLAERGIGFPVGTAVVPIVPGAVLFDLINGGDKDWGRFAPYRDLGYAAANAASLDFALGTVGAGTGATTVNLKGGLGSASMVAASGHTVGALVAVNACGATNLGDGGHFWAAPFENDGEFGGLGLPSPLPALPDRPALKGLPPGANTTIAIVATDAVLTKAQCKRLAVMAHDGYAHAIWPVHTPLDGDTIFAAATGKRPLTDPVFDLALIGDAVVRSLARACARAVYEATALPQPGTLPAWRDRFGG; encoded by the coding sequence ATGCGCAACCTGATCACCGACGTCGCCGGCCTCAAGGTCGGCCATGCTACCGACCTCGACCTCGCCTCCGGCGTCACCGCCATCCTGTTCGACGAACCGACCGTCGCCTCGGTCGATGTGCGCGGCGGCGGGCCGGGCACGCGCGAGACCGACCTGCTGGCGCCGGACGAGACGGTCGGCGCCATCCACGCGGTGACGCTGTCGGGCGGCTCGGCCTTCGGCCTCGATGCCGGCGCCGGCGTCATGGCGTGGCTGGCCGAGCGCGGCATCGGCTTCCCGGTCGGCACGGCGGTGGTGCCGATCGTGCCGGGCGCGGTGCTGTTCGACCTGATCAATGGCGGCGACAAGGACTGGGGCCGCTTCGCCCCCTATCGCGACCTCGGCTATGCCGCGGCGAACGCTGCAAGCCTCGACTTCGCGCTCGGCACGGTCGGGGCCGGCACCGGCGCCACCACGGTGAACCTCAAGGGCGGGCTCGGCTCGGCCTCGATGGTCGCCGCCTCCGGCCACACGGTCGGCGCGCTGGTGGCGGTGAACGCCTGCGGCGCCACCAATCTCGGCGACGGCGGACATTTCTGGGCGGCGCCCTTCGAGAACGACGGCGAGTTCGGCGGGCTCGGCCTGCCCTCCCCGCTGCCTGCCCTGCCCGACCGGCCGGCGCTGAAGGGCCTGCCGCCGGGCGCGAACACCACGATCGCCATCGTCGCCACCGACGCCGTGCTCACCAAGGCGCAGTGCAAGCGGCTCGCGGTGATGGCCCATGACGGCTACGCCCATGCCATCTGGCCGGTGCACACGCCGCTCGACGGCGACACCATCTTCGCCGCCGCGACGGGCAAGCGCCCGCTCACCGATCCCGTCTTCGACCTCGCGCTGATCGGCGACGCGGTGGTGCGCAGCCTCGCCCGCGCCTGCGCCCGCGCCGTCTACGAGGCGACCGCCCTGCCCCAGCCGGGCACGCTGCCGGCGTGGCGGGACCGTTTCGGCGGATGA